In the Podospora bellae-mahoneyi strain CBS 112042 chromosome 4, whole genome shotgun sequence genome, one interval contains:
- a CDS encoding hypothetical protein (antiSMASH:Cluster_6; EggNog:ENOG503NVRH; COG:D) → MPTKLPPSTLLVPRRFFSSTTPKHSHENPLGLPQKGTIPRFQRGLPAKRPIPSVAHIIAISSAKGGVGKSTIAANLSLAFTRLGHRTGLLDTDLFGPSVPTLFSLNSPPNLTPKNQLIPLTNYGVKTMSIGYLIGSESAPIVWRGPMLLKAIQQLLHDVDWSPGLDVLVLDLPPGTGDIQLSITQQIPLSGAVIVTTPHTLAVKDAVKGVEMFEKVDVPVLGLVQNMSLFTCPCCSTKTPVFGGTEGVKKMCEDYGMEFLGDVPLHPNIGEDASRGKPTVVAEPESERAGVFMDVARRLGEKIGLGGGGDEVMGVKA, encoded by the exons ATGCCAACAAAACTCCCCCCCTCGACCCTGTTGGTCCCCAGGAGgttcttctcatcaaccacgcCAAAACATAGCCATGAGAACCCCCTT GGTCTCCCCCAAAAAGGCACCATCCCCCGCTTCCAACGCGGCCTCCCAGCCAAAcgccccatcccctccgtcgcccacatcatcgccatctcctccgccaaagGCGGCGTAGGCAAATCCACCATCGcagccaacctctccctcgccttcaccCGCCTAGGCCACCGCACCGGCCTCCTCGACACCGACCTCTTCGGCCCCTCCGTAccaaccctcttctccctcaactcccccccgaacctcacccccaaaaaccagCTCATCCCCCTGACCAACTACGGCGTCAAGACAATGTCAATAGGGTACCTCATCGGCTCCGAATCCGCCCCCATCGTCTGGCGAGGACCCATGCTTCTAAAGGCTATACAACAACTCCTACACGACGTGGACTGGTCGCCTGGGTTGGATGTTTTAGTTCTTGACCTACCGCCTGGGACGGGTGATATTCAATTGTCGATCACGCAGCAGATACCCCTATCGGGGGCGGTTATCGTCACGACGCCGCACACGCTGGCTGTCAAGGACGctgtgaagggggtggagatgttTGAAAAGGTGGATGTACCtgttttggggttggtgcaGAATATGAGTTTGTTTACTTGTCCCTGTTGCAGCACAAAGACACCTGTGTTTGGGGGgacggagggggtgaagaagatgtgTGAGGATTATGGTATGGAATTTTTGGGGGATGTACCGCTCCATCCTAATATCGGGGAGGATGCGAGCAGAGGGAAGccgacggtggtggcggagcCGGAGTCGGAGAGGGCGGGGGTGTTTATGGATGTTGCGAGaaggttgggggagaagattgggttgggaggggggggggacgaGGTGATGGGAGTCAAAGCGTGA
- a CDS encoding hypothetical protein (EggNog:ENOG503P81U; antiSMASH:Cluster_6), whose product MTTPVPTPLLKLSLLLHLLTETPASLSFLFFPHSQLPSASPQALLILQNYGGLLLSTNLITLIFLLRPNFDSLSALVALSLGSYHIWPIYRAYARLNLVQGRKESEEKVLGGPVVHFWVHVFCLVSLVGSGVFGLG is encoded by the coding sequence atgACAACCCCCGTCCCTACTCCCCTCCTTaaactctccctcctccttcacctcctgaCCGAaacccccgcctccctctcctttttGTTCTTCCCCCATTCCCAACTCCCCTCCGCATCCCCCcaagccctcctcatcctccaaaacTATggcggcctcctcctctcgaCCAACCTAATCACCCTCATCTTCCTGCTCCGACCAAACTTCGACTCTTTGTCTGCGCTTGTGGCGCTGTCACTGGGAAGTTACCACATCTGGCCTATCTACCGGGCTTATGCCCGGCTCAACCTCGTACAAGGGAGGAAGGAAAGCGAAGAGAAAGTCCTGGGGGGACCGGTGGTGCACTTTTGGGTTCATGTCTTTTGTCTAGTTTCGCTGGTCGGGAGTGGGGTTTTTGGGCTGGGGTGA
- the PAB1 gene encoding Protein phosphatase PP2A regulatory subunit B (EggNog:ENOG503NXFC; COG:A; antiSMASH:Cluster_6) — MIVHPPPPSPATPPLAPPPPSTRTTNSPQRHSSHRSLTVSTHLLDPAIIMAAPVAPGAVDQLAADLGNTSLNGGENRNAPAIDTNVAAGQFQNEDQEGAGPTPNSAAPHPQSSASLYVGELDPSVTEAMLFELFSQIGSVASIRVCRDAVTRRSLGYAYVNYNATADGEKALEDLNYTLIKGRPCRIMWSQRDPALRKTGQGNVFIKNLDVAIDNKALHDTFAAFGNILSCKVAQDENGNSKGYGFVHYETDEAAANAIKHVNGMLLNEKKVYVGYHIPKKDRQSKFEEMKANFTNVYVKNIPAEVTDEEFRELFAKYGDVTSSSLARSDEGKSRGFGFVNFTTHEAASKAVEELNGKDFRGQELYVGRAQKKHEREEELRRSYEAARQEKANKYQGVNLYIKNLGDDVDDDKLRQMFSEYGPITSAKVMRDSVVESAAEDEKDKENKKEGEEEKEGETAEKKAETKEKRKLGKSKGFGFVCFSNPDDATKAVTEMNQRMIDNKPLYVALAQRKDVRKSQLEASIQARNQLRMQQAAAQAGIPQQFMQQPVYYAPGQQPGFMPPTGGRGMPFAQGAMGIPPQGGRPGQYPPYAGQQGGRGGMPPQQMPIYPMGAFPPNFAQPNNPQFLAAMQQIQAAAIQGGRGGPGPRGVQGMPPQIPGGPVAGFPPNGRSQNGMGRGAGGNRGGFAGGRGGAPSAGPADVNIAAVLHTQLAAAASPAQQKQILGESLFPKIQAIQPELAGKITGMLLEMENQELINLIEDEAALNAKVGEAMNVYDEYVKTQATGEAKGEEPKAEEKAEEKA, encoded by the exons ATGATcgtccacccaccaccaccatcgccagcgACCCCTCCGCTggcacccccaccacccagcaCGCGAACAACAAATTCTCCACAAAGACACAGCTCCCACAGATCACTGACCGTGTCCACTCATCTTCTAGACCCAGCTATCATAATGGCCGCTCCCGTTGCCCCTGGCGCTGTCGACCAGCTTGCCGCTGATCTCGGTAACACTAGCCTCAACGGCGGTGAGAACCGCAATGCCCCCGCTATCGATACCAACGTGGCTGCTGGCCAGTTCCAGAACGAGGACCAGGAGGGCGCCGGCCCTACCCCCAACTCGGCCGCTCCTCACCCCCAGTCCTCGGCCTCCCTCTACGTCGGCGAGCTGGACCCGTCTGTGACTGAGGCCATGCTCTTCGAGCTCTTCTCCCAGATCGGCTCCGTTGCCTCGATTCGTGTCTGCCGCGACGCCGTCACTCGTCGCTCTCTCGGCTATGCCTATGTGAACTACAATGCCACTGCCGACGGCGAGAAGGCCCTCGAGGACCTCAACTACACTCTCATCAAGGGACGCCCCTGCCGCATCATGTGGTCTCAGCGTGACCCTGCTCTGCGCAAGACTGGCCAGGGCAACGTCTTTATTAAGAACCTTGATGTCGCCATCGACAACAAGGCGCTTCACGACACCTTCGCTGCTTTCGGTAACATCCTGAGCTGCAAGGTCGCCCAGGACGAGAACGGCAACTCCAAGGGTTACGGGTTCGTTCACTACGAGACCGACGAGGCTGCCgccaacgccatcaagcACGTCAACGGCATGCTTCTCAACGAGAAGAAGGTCTATGTCGGCTACCACATCCCCAAGAAGGATCGCCAGAGCAAGtttgaggagatgaaggccaacttcaccaacgTCTACGTCAAGAACATCCCCGCCGAGGTCACCGACGAGGAGTTCCGTGAGCTCTTCGCCAAGTACGGCGAtgtcacctcctcctcccttgcCCGCTCTGACGAAGGCAAGAGCCGTGGCTTTGGCTTTGTCAACTTCACTACTCACGAAGCTGCTTCCAAGGCTGTTGAGGAGCTCAACGGCAAGGATTTCCGTGGTCAGGAGCTGTATGTCGGCCGTGCCCAGAAGAAGCACGAGcgcgaggaggagctccGCAGGTCTTATGAGGCTGCTCGCCAGGAGAAGGCTAACAAATACCAAGGCGTCAACCTCTACATCAAGAACCTcggagatgatgttgatgatgacaagctcCGCCAGATGTTCTCCGAGTACGGCCCCATCACCTCGGCCAAGGTCATGCGCGACAGCGTAGTTGAGTCCGCCgctgaggatgagaaggacaaggaaaacaagaaggagggcgaggaggagaaggagggcgaaaccgccgagaagaaggccgagaccAAGGAGAAGCGCAAGCTCGGCAAGAGCAAGGGCTTCGGTTTCGTCTGCTTCAGCAACCCCGACGATGCCACCAAGGCCGTCACCGAGATGAACCAGCGCATGATTGACAACAAGCCCCTCTACGTCGCTCTCGCTCAGCGCAAGGATGTTCGCAAGAGCCAGCTCGAGGCCAGCATCCAGGCCCGCAACCAGCTCCGCATGCAGCAGGCTGCCGCCCAGGCTGGTATTCCTCAGCAGTTTATGCAACAGCCAGTTTACTATGCTCCCGGTCAGCAGCCTGGCTTTATGCCCCCCACCGGCGGCCGTGGCATGCCCTTCGCTCAGGGAGCTATGGGCATCCCTCCCCAGGGTGGTCGTCCCGGCCAGTACCCTCCCTATGCTGGTCAGCAGGGCGGCCGTGGCGGCATGCCTCCCCAGCAGATGCCCATCTACCCAATGGGTGCTTTCCCTCCCAACTTTGCCCAGCCCAATAACCCTCAGTTCCTTGCTGCCATGCAGCAGATCCAGGCTGCTGCTATCCAAGGTGGCCGTGGCGGTCCTGGCCCTCGTGGCGTGCAGGGCATGCCTCCTCAGATCCCCGGTGGTCCCGTCGCCGGCTTCCCTCCCAACGGCAGATCCCAGAACGGCATGGGCCGTGGTGCCGGTGGCAACCGTGGTGGCTTTGCCGGCGGCCGTGGCGGTGCTCCCTCCGCTGGTCCCGCCGATGTGAACATCGCCGCTGTTCTCCACACCCAgctcgccgctgccgcttCTCCTGCCCAGCAGAAGCAGATCCTCGGCGAGAGCCTCTTCCCCAAGATCCAGGCCATCCAGCCCGAGCTTGCTGGCAAGATCACCGGCATGCtcttggagatggagaacCAGGAGCTCATCAACCT cattgaggatgaggctgcTCTCAACGCCAAGGTCGGCGAGGCCATGAACGTCTATGACGAGTACGTCAAGACTCAAGCCACTGGCGAGGCCAAGGGTGAGGAgcccaaggccgaggagaaggccgaggagaaggcttAG